CTGCACAGTTCATGAGAAAGTTACAGCTCTCCTAaagatctcagaagagatttcgggacgattccggttgctaaGATGActaccggaattatacgcacgtcccccagatgccacatctgcttcaactcctccaccaagtcgtggtacttcggtATCTTGtgggagaatgttgtttggacattatggtctagcggtacatcacctaaacgacttcgaattggctgatgacgtttcACTCCTCCCTCGAAAGCGCACTGATATGCAGCTGAacaaccttgccgagcgctccccTTCgggcgagtttaagaaatatctggaaaaacaggcagataagtgaacgcaccaaaatacgaattttcaactctaacgtgaaatctgttatacgctagcgaaacatggtgtgtatcagtggataacactcaacggctgcactgccactaaccgcaagtcgagcacatctgtatatggagccccatatacagatgtgctcgacttgcggttagatgcctgcggtatataattcgagcCTGGAGTCCTCACAATTGgttctcaaacaacgagctccatcgtcgttgtcacaaGAGGCCGACAGCAACACacattcgggatcggaagtggggctgggtcgggcACATTATACGTAGGGGCAgaaatgaaatctgtaaacaagcattagactgaaaCCCAGCGAGACATCGCAGCacacccagaggctcatggcggcgaagcctcgataaagaaataaaagaagtcggcCGAAATTTAACCTGGctacaggttaaagcgatagctaaacatcgctcaggatggagatctatCAAGTCGGCTCTTTGAACCaccagaggtgtacaggatccataagtaaaagtaaaaaacacacatacattcatcacctcaattcgtcgagctgagtcgattggtatataacactatgggtctccgggccttctatcaaaagttcttttttagagtaatcctatagccttCAGGTACAACAaagggtgcttggtggccttgtgtcactacttctgcctcataagcaggagattaagggtttgatccctggccctttccaatttcctattagataatttcattaatcatataactcaatctctttgcaaatcaaattctcattgctagcaagtatgattctaaatatagaattgttataaaacgctgcctgttacttagtagcagtaaataaaatgtaaaaatagattggtattcatttgtacccgcatacgaatgctatatacggtcgctatgctcgtgcaggcctcatacaagtaagaatgtgtgaggttgctgtgcgggtagcgatggtatggtagacgtgtgcgtggtattagaatccaatagcattcaaattctaattgtaaaaaatgaatcccattagaattcactttaatactttctcattactctagtacttctaattctcattcatatattcctatcccatagatcgcatcacttaccaaagtgaatccagataatatatcccttcatactaacacaatatcctattctaagactatcgtggagatgcagaggtatactcggtctctagtagcaacgagagttgaactaataatccttccttcccttgatgaccgtaaggacgtggccggcgccgtaattgacttagtaaaatgcattgaatttccgaaatttgcacattgagaatgatagctaaacccaagctccattaaattggttccctgtgtaatttcgcaagttctagtcaatcacggagtagcaactacgaattgtacggttatcctgctcatgctcatgctcaatccTATAGCCTTCAGGTACAACTTTGATGTACGAGAAACGCAGAAATTGGGCCAAAATCAGCATGAGTCAGGTTTACGGGTGTTAAGACTCTTTGTTGGGCATTTTAATTCGTACAATATTGTTAATTCTGATATATTAATTATCAATTGCGATGATGTAAAATGATCATCAGAAATCGAGTACCGAACAACGCATGTTGTTAAACGATTTTCCAAAGGATCGGAAATTCCAAAACCTGGTCATGTTGTTGGGCAATCCCGACGGAAACGATAACAAACGATGCAACTTCTTGCTATACTAGTGGACTTTCCTTGTGCCAATCTTATCTCATCGTGGGAAAGAGAACCTTATATAATTGTATTAATGGACATTTTGTCAATGCAAtatattataaataaaaaacgGTGGAAATCAATTTGTATCAGTTAGTAATAAATTTCAGAGAGCGATGAATGTGTTCTTGGTGTTTGCGTTATTTGTAGTGGCAGTTACTGCAGGCCATGAGGAGGACATATGGCTGCAGTTCAACAGACGTATGCTCGGTGCATATTATGAACTCAAGGATAGATCCCTTATAACTGGACGGATTGTCGGAGGTATTGATGCCAACATTGAAAACTTTCCCTACCAACTCTCCTTGCGACGCAATGATGTACATAACTGTGGTGCCTCGGTTATATCTGATCGTTGGGCTCTATCAGCTGCTCATTGCACTCATCCATTGCCTGATGTAGACACCGTAAGTCTATGGATAAAATACAATTCAATGAAGATTAGATTTAATAATCACTATGCCTACAGATCAGTCTTCGAGGAGGTACTTCCAACCGACTGGAAGGAGGCACAATTTTTACTGTTGAGTTGATTGTAAATCATCCCCAATACAATTCTTGGACATTAGAAAACGATATCTGCGTGATCCGTACTGTAGAGGTCTTGCAGGGTTTGCATATTACTCCTATTCAACTGGTACCAGCTGAGACATACTATCCTCATGGAACTCGTGCCGTCGTGTCGGGATGGGGACTTACGgtaatattttataataactaTATGTCGTTTTCAGCCATAATTAAagcttattttaaaaaatcagagTGTACCTGGAACCTCACCGGCAATCCTGCAGATGATCGATATTCCGCTGATTGATCAGGTAACTTGTCGTGCAGCATGGCCCGGGTCGGTGACAGATGAGTAAGTTTATCACAGTGTAGTCAACTTACATGATACTAGAAGAtgtttgtttttcttatttctagTATGCTCTGCGCTGGTGAATCAGGACGCTCCGCTTGCAGCATGGACAGTGGAGGCCCACTGGTAACTGGAGGACGCCAGATTGGAGTTGTATCTTGGGGAGCTCCCGACTGTCTTGGCAATCGACCTAGTGGCTATGCTCGAGTTGCGCATCCTCCTATTCGTAACTGGATCAACGATGTCACTGGAGTTTGACAACTTTCATATCCCATCCAACTTAACTGTAAATCTTGCAACCCAATAACAAACTAGTTTTCCAGATTCAAAAACATTAAATTTACAACTTTTAATTATAATTTCGATACATTAGTGACAAAAATTAAGGGatggaattttacaaataaagaCGTTTTCAAAATCTCCAATTatgtgaatttgtttttttttagttatttttCTTAGTTCTTTGATTCAATCGCCAAGATTTCGAATACGGTACCCTGTGGTAGCTGATTTCGAATAACTGTGTGTGTCATCAAAATGTCTCTCCAGGAGATCAATAAGTTTAGTAAACGATCAAAGTTTTTTTGTATTGTAGAAATACGATTTTGCTTTTCTCATACATACCAGCAAAGTTGTACCGATAGGCTAGCATATCACTctgaaaacaaactttttttcatttgatCTAGGATCAAATTTTACCTGAAGCGTTGGTAATTATTAACTAAAATGCTATACTAGCTGTAGTCCTCCactaaggactgttcagtttattgagaggacacTTTTACATATATGTGTATGTGTTAT
The nucleotide sequence above comes from Armigeres subalbatus isolate Guangzhou_Male chromosome 3, GZ_Asu_2, whole genome shotgun sequence. Encoded proteins:
- the LOC134219314 gene encoding trypsin-7-like; the protein is MNVFLVFALFVVAVTAGHEEDIWLQFNRRMLGAYYELKDRSLITGRIVGGIDANIENFPYQLSLRRNDVHNCGASVISDRWALSAAHCTHPLPDVDTISLRGGTSNRLEGGTIFTVELIVNHPQYNSWTLENDICVIRTVEVLQGLHITPIQLVPAETYYPHGTRAVVSGWGLTSVPGTSPAILQMIDIPLIDQVTCRAAWPGSVTDDMLCAGESGRSACSMDSGGPLVTGGRQIGVVSWGAPDCLGNRPSGYARVAHPPIRNWINDVTGV